In Archangium violaceum, the following are encoded in one genomic region:
- the pyrH gene encoding UMP kinase, whose product MSAPATAHRYKRILLKLSGEALMGEGKYGIHPPTLSRIASELKEVAEAGVELAVVIGGGNIFRGVAGSTEGMDRASADYMGMLATCINSMAMQDALEKQGCHTRVLSAIKMEQIAEPYIRRRAVRHLEKGRIVIFAAGTGNPYFTTDTAASLRAMEINAEVILKATKVDGIYNADPKKDPEARRYRTLTYMDVLKQNLNVMDSTAISLCMDNKLPIIVFDLTQRGNIRKAILGDAGEIGTVVGVGETAWA is encoded by the coding sequence ATGTCCGCTCCAGCCACGGCCCATCGTTACAAGCGCATCCTCCTCAAGCTGTCGGGCGAAGCCCTGATGGGGGAGGGGAAGTACGGCATCCATCCTCCCACGCTGTCGCGTATCGCCTCGGAGTTGAAGGAGGTGGCGGAGGCGGGCGTGGAGCTGGCCGTGGTCATCGGCGGAGGCAACATCTTCCGCGGCGTGGCGGGCTCCACCGAGGGCATGGACCGCGCGAGCGCCGACTACATGGGCATGCTCGCCACCTGCATCAATTCCATGGCGATGCAGGACGCGCTCGAGAAGCAGGGGTGCCACACCCGGGTGCTCTCGGCCATCAAGATGGAGCAGATCGCCGAGCCCTACATCCGCCGGCGCGCGGTGCGTCACCTGGAGAAGGGCCGCATCGTCATCTTCGCGGCGGGCACCGGCAACCCGTACTTCACCACGGACACGGCCGCGTCGCTGCGCGCCATGGAGATCAACGCCGAGGTCATCCTCAAGGCCACCAAGGTGGATGGCATCTACAACGCGGATCCGAAGAAGGACCCGGAGGCGCGCCGGTACCGGACGCTGACGTACATGGACGTTCTCAAGCAGAACCTGAACGTGATGGACTCCACGGCCATCTCGCTCTGCATGGACAACAAGCTGCCGATCATCGTCTTCGACCTCACCCAGCGCGGTAACATCCGCAAGGCCATCCTTGGCGATGCGGGAGAGATCGGAACCGTGGTGGGCGTGGGCGAGACGGCCTGGGCCTGA
- the rpsB gene encoding 30S ribosomal protein S2 codes for METQDTTQQQAMAAAGGITMRQLLEAGVHFGHQTKRWNPKMKPYIFGARNGIYIIDLQKTVNLARQAFRFVADITARGGSVLFVGTKKQAQDVIQEEARRAGQFFVTSRWLGGTLTNFKTIKQGIDRLKTLEKMKEDGTFDRLPKKEVAALEREREKLEKNLGGVKEMSKLPKCIFVIDPKKEHIAVHEANRLGIPVIGVVDTNCDPDGIDFVIPGNDDAIRSIKLFTSRVAESCIEGGARYRASGAADRDEEEAREGRDERRDDRGDRRGPRRNDRGGDRRGGDRGGDRRGPLVEMKGAAPAATAGEGSEGGEGGETAAE; via the coding sequence ATGGAAACGCAAGACACGACGCAGCAGCAGGCCATGGCCGCCGCCGGCGGCATCACGATGCGGCAGCTCCTGGAGGCCGGTGTTCACTTCGGCCACCAGACGAAGCGCTGGAACCCGAAGATGAAGCCGTACATCTTCGGTGCCCGCAACGGCATCTACATCATCGACCTGCAGAAGACGGTCAACCTGGCCCGCCAGGCCTTCCGCTTCGTGGCGGACATCACGGCCCGCGGCGGCTCGGTGCTCTTCGTGGGCACCAAGAAGCAGGCACAGGACGTCATCCAGGAGGAGGCGCGCCGCGCCGGTCAGTTCTTCGTCACCAGCCGCTGGCTCGGTGGCACGCTGACCAACTTCAAGACGATCAAGCAGGGCATCGATCGGCTGAAGACCCTGGAGAAGATGAAGGAGGACGGTACCTTCGATCGTCTCCCCAAGAAGGAAGTGGCGGCCCTCGAGCGTGAGCGCGAGAAGCTGGAGAAGAACCTGGGCGGCGTGAAGGAGATGTCCAAGCTGCCCAAGTGCATCTTCGTGATCGACCCGAAGAAGGAGCACATCGCCGTGCACGAGGCCAACCGCCTCGGCATCCCGGTGATCGGCGTGGTGGACACCAACTGCGACCCGGACGGCATCGACTTCGTCATCCCGGGCAACGACGACGCCATCCGCTCCATCAAGCTCTTCACCTCGCGCGTGGCCGAGTCCTGCATCGAGGGCGGGGCCCGTTACCGCGCCAGCGGGGCGGCCGATCGTGACGAGGAGGAGGCTCGCGAGGGCCGTGACGAGCGCCGCGACGACCGCGGTGACCGCCGTGGGCCGCGCCGCAACGACCGGGGTGGTGACCGCCGTGGTGGCGACCGGGGTGGTGACCGCCGCGGTCCCCTCGTGGAGATGAAGGGTGCCGCTCCCGCCGCTACCGCGGGTGAGGGCTCCGAGGGCGGCGAGGGCGGGGAGACCGCCGCCGAGTAA
- a CDS encoding diguanylate cyclase domain-containing protein has translation MPYAIDEAMATALVALYPRLVQRSPEPVKVALQRLLDEEHARRGVPDATGALNPLALTQGTLLKEEFDLSTHAHHEGWTLGALLVDVKGMIHVNARHGFPAGDAMLRAVVASLHAQLTGAKVVRLQGDNFAALLVPTSGLSVTEGLRESARARLVADARAALPTGAEAPDFTLALLELTIEQPTHWQVLGPLVWGELERAYTLERMGNAGGLQRRRLQLGGFVPGRTEP, from the coding sequence ATGCCCTACGCCATCGACGAAGCCATGGCCACCGCCCTGGTGGCCCTCTACCCCCGGCTCGTGCAGCGCTCGCCCGAGCCGGTGAAGGTCGCCCTCCAGCGCCTGCTCGACGAGGAGCACGCGCGCCGCGGCGTCCCGGACGCGACGGGCGCGCTCAACCCGCTCGCCCTCACCCAGGGGACGCTCCTCAAGGAGGAGTTCGATCTCTCCACCCACGCGCACCACGAGGGCTGGACGCTGGGCGCGCTCCTCGTCGACGTGAAGGGGATGATCCACGTCAACGCGCGCCATGGCTTCCCCGCGGGTGACGCGATGCTGCGGGCCGTGGTGGCGTCGCTCCACGCGCAGCTGACCGGAGCGAAGGTGGTGCGGCTGCAGGGCGACAACTTCGCCGCGCTGCTGGTGCCCACCTCGGGGCTGTCGGTGACGGAGGGGCTGCGCGAGTCCGCCCGAGCCCGGCTCGTGGCCGACGCGCGCGCCGCGCTGCCCACGGGCGCCGAGGCCCCGGACTTCACGCTCGCCCTGCTGGAGCTGACCATCGAGCAGCCCACCCACTGGCAGGTGCTGGGACCCCTCGTGTGGGGCGAGCTCGAGCGCGCCTACACCCTGGAGCGCATGGGGAACGCCGGGGGACTCCAGCGCCGACGGCTTCAGCTCGGAGGGTTCGTCCCGGGACGCACCGAGCCCTGA
- a CDS encoding M23 family metallopeptidase, translating into MAKKSYTLIVVPDHESPVKRYRVQKSLFLQIGGGLLLLAGLALGATLHYFQVARDAAENRILREENLTLRSQLKTVRERIEHIGSTLDRVERFDQKLRAMTLLSDPQRNLAMGPVEQEPGVGAPAAETQFTELTSMESPKALAGKLDRLSAEATRQEQSLQEMQAYFQDQKSLLASTPSMWPTRGWVTSDFGQRLDPYTAERVSHGGMDIAAPHGKEVNAPSDGTVVFAGLEGGYGNVIVIDHGYGIKTRYGHLSKLLVKAGDRVKRGALIANVGNTGRSTGPHLHYEVRVNGIPQNPRKFILEE; encoded by the coding sequence TTGGCGAAAAAGTCCTACACCCTGATCGTGGTCCCGGACCACGAGTCTCCGGTCAAGCGCTACCGCGTGCAGAAGAGCCTGTTCCTCCAGATTGGAGGAGGTCTTCTGCTGCTGGCGGGCCTGGCCCTCGGGGCCACGCTCCACTACTTCCAGGTAGCCCGGGACGCGGCGGAGAACCGCATCCTGCGTGAGGAGAACCTGACGCTGCGCAGCCAGTTGAAGACGGTGCGCGAGCGCATCGAGCACATCGGGTCCACGCTGGACCGGGTGGAGCGCTTCGACCAGAAGCTGCGCGCGATGACCCTGCTGTCGGATCCCCAGCGCAACCTGGCCATGGGTCCGGTGGAGCAGGAGCCCGGCGTGGGCGCCCCCGCCGCGGAGACGCAGTTCACCGAGCTGACGAGCATGGAGTCGCCCAAGGCGCTCGCGGGCAAGTTGGATCGGCTGAGCGCCGAGGCCACGCGCCAGGAGCAGAGCCTCCAGGAGATGCAGGCCTACTTCCAGGACCAGAAGTCGCTGCTGGCCTCCACGCCGTCCATGTGGCCGACGCGCGGCTGGGTGACGAGCGACTTCGGCCAGCGGTTGGATCCGTACACGGCCGAGCGCGTGTCGCACGGCGGCATGGACATCGCGGCCCCGCACGGCAAGGAAGTCAACGCGCCGTCGGATGGCACGGTGGTGTTCGCGGGGCTCGAGGGCGGCTACGGCAACGTGATCGTCATCGACCACGGCTACGGCATCAAGACGCGCTACGGCCACCTGTCGAAGCTGCTGGTGAAGGCGGGAGACCGGGTGAAGCGTGGGGCGCTGATCGCCAACGTGGGCAACACGGGCCGCTCCACGGGTCCGCACCTGCACTACGAAGTGCGCGTCAACGGCATCCCGCAGAACCCGCGCAAGTTCATCCTCGAGGAGTAG
- the secA gene encoding preprotein translocase subunit SecA has product MIEWTLKKIIGTKNERELKKALPKVARINELESKMRALKDEDFPAATARMKQEVQNGRPLDDLLFDAFAIVREAARRVIGQRHYDVQMIGGMFLHQGCIAEMRTGEGKTLTATLPSYLNALSGRGVHVVTVNDYLARRDSEWMGRVHRFLGMTTGCILHELNDRQRQESYRADITYGQNNEFGFDYLRDNMKFRLQDYVQRELNYALVDEVDSILIDEARTPLIISGPTEDTTDKYYNVDKVIPGLVPDQDYILDEKHKSVSLTDSGIEKLQQRLKIGNLYDPSEIETLHHVEQALRAHTLYKRDRDYVVRDGEVVIVDEFTGRLMAGRRWSDGLHQAVEAKEGVKIENENQTLATISFQNYFRMYSKLSGMTGTADTEAEEFAKIYNLEVRVVPTNRPMVRQDLQDVVYKTEREKFEAVAKDIAELHKKGQPVLVGTVSIAKSEVVAGFLKKQGIPHNVLNAKQHEREADIVAQAGRKGAVTISTNMAGRGTDILLGGNPEVMAKAEVGPEPQPPPPPAADGQTVDLTAYQAALAEHKQRFEATLARFKEQTAKEREEVTQAGGLFIIGTERHESRRIDNQLRGRAGRQGDPGGSRFYLSLEDDLMRIFGSERISGLMERLGMEEGEVIEHVWLSRAIESAQRRVEGHNFDIRKNLLEYDDVMNQQRRTIYKLRRKVLAAGAGIPLVEYDEEPKTRVKVRTERAISWADFKEMTLDAVEDVIVTLTDTYCPSRNPASWDLEALSRGVKETLNLELSFLKAGSREEIQEDIYKASEKVIQTREEEFGEEFLRFLQVRYLVTIDTLWKDHLLAMDHLRQGIGLRGYGQKDPKQEYKKEGYNGFMQMLGAISSQFVSQMMRVQAKGASAAAEEAARLARQMVQRQRQMQEGRADAEGKLAEPAAPRAAAPRQATGPAGGPKVGRNDPCPCGSGKKYKKCHGAADEASV; this is encoded by the coding sequence ATGATCGAATGGACGCTGAAGAAGATCATCGGGACGAAGAATGAGCGCGAGCTCAAGAAAGCGCTCCCGAAGGTAGCCCGCATCAACGAGCTGGAAAGCAAGATGCGGGCGCTGAAGGATGAGGATTTCCCCGCCGCCACGGCACGGATGAAGCAGGAGGTGCAGAACGGTCGCCCGCTGGACGACCTGCTGTTCGACGCCTTCGCCATCGTGCGTGAGGCCGCTCGCCGGGTGATCGGCCAGCGGCACTACGACGTGCAGATGATCGGCGGCATGTTCCTGCACCAGGGGTGCATCGCGGAGATGCGCACCGGTGAGGGCAAGACGCTCACCGCCACGCTGCCCTCGTACCTCAACGCCCTGTCCGGCCGCGGCGTGCACGTGGTGACGGTGAACGACTACCTGGCCCGGCGCGACTCGGAGTGGATGGGCCGCGTGCACCGCTTCCTGGGCATGACCACCGGCTGCATCCTCCACGAGCTGAACGACCGTCAGCGCCAGGAGTCCTACCGGGCGGACATCACCTACGGGCAGAACAACGAGTTCGGCTTCGACTACCTGCGCGACAACATGAAGTTCCGCCTGCAGGACTACGTCCAGCGCGAGCTGAACTACGCCCTGGTGGACGAGGTGGACTCCATCCTCATCGACGAGGCCCGTACCCCGCTCATCATCTCGGGCCCCACCGAGGACACCACCGACAAGTACTACAACGTCGACAAGGTCATCCCCGGGCTGGTGCCGGACCAGGACTACATCCTGGACGAGAAGCACAAGTCGGTGTCCCTCACCGACTCGGGCATCGAGAAGCTCCAGCAGCGGCTGAAGATCGGCAACCTGTACGACCCCAGCGAGATCGAGACGCTCCACCACGTGGAGCAGGCGCTGCGCGCCCACACGCTCTACAAGCGTGACCGCGACTACGTGGTGCGCGACGGCGAGGTCGTCATCGTCGACGAGTTCACCGGCCGACTGATGGCCGGACGCCGCTGGTCGGACGGCCTGCACCAGGCCGTCGAGGCCAAGGAGGGCGTGAAGATCGAGAACGAGAACCAGACGCTGGCGACCATCTCGTTCCAGAACTACTTCCGCATGTACTCCAAGCTCTCGGGCATGACCGGCACCGCCGACACCGAGGCCGAGGAGTTCGCGAAGATCTACAACCTCGAGGTCCGGGTGGTGCCCACCAACCGGCCCATGGTCCGTCAGGACCTGCAGGACGTGGTCTACAAGACGGAGCGCGAGAAGTTCGAGGCGGTGGCCAAGGACATCGCGGAGCTGCACAAGAAGGGGCAGCCGGTGCTGGTGGGTACGGTGTCCATCGCCAAGAGCGAGGTGGTGGCCGGCTTCCTCAAGAAGCAGGGCATCCCGCACAACGTGCTCAACGCGAAGCAGCACGAGCGCGAGGCGGACATCGTCGCGCAGGCGGGCCGCAAGGGCGCCGTCACCATCTCCACCAACATGGCCGGTCGCGGTACGGACATCCTCCTGGGCGGCAACCCCGAGGTGATGGCCAAGGCCGAGGTGGGTCCCGAGCCCCAGCCGCCGCCTCCTCCGGCGGCGGATGGCCAGACGGTGGACCTGACCGCGTACCAGGCGGCGCTCGCCGAGCACAAGCAGCGCTTCGAGGCGACGCTGGCCCGGTTCAAGGAGCAGACGGCGAAGGAGCGCGAGGAGGTGACGCAGGCCGGCGGTCTGTTCATCATCGGCACCGAGCGCCATGAGTCGCGCCGCATCGACAACCAGCTGCGTGGCCGCGCCGGCCGCCAGGGTGACCCCGGTGGCAGCCGCTTCTACCTGTCGCTCGAGGACGACCTGATGCGCATCTTCGGGTCCGAGCGCATCTCGGGCCTGATGGAGCGCCTGGGCATGGAGGAGGGCGAGGTCATCGAGCACGTGTGGCTCAGCCGCGCCATCGAGAGCGCCCAGCGCCGCGTCGAGGGTCACAACTTCGACATCCGCAAGAACCTGCTCGAATACGACGACGTGATGAACCAGCAGCGGCGCACCATCTACAAGCTGCGCCGCAAGGTGCTGGCCGCCGGTGCCGGCATCCCGCTCGTCGAGTACGACGAGGAGCCGAAGACGCGGGTGAAGGTGCGCACCGAGCGGGCCATCTCGTGGGCGGACTTCAAGGAGATGACGCTGGATGCGGTGGAGGACGTCATCGTCACCCTCACCGACACCTACTGCCCGTCGCGCAACCCGGCCTCGTGGGACCTGGAGGCGCTCTCGCGCGGCGTGAAGGAGACGCTCAACCTGGAGCTGTCCTTCCTCAAGGCCGGCTCGCGCGAGGAGATCCAGGAGGACATCTACAAGGCCTCGGAGAAGGTCATCCAGACCCGCGAGGAGGAGTTCGGCGAGGAGTTCCTGCGCTTCCTCCAGGTGCGCTACCTGGTCACCATCGACACGCTGTGGAAGGACCACCTGCTGGCGATGGACCACCTGCGCCAGGGCATCGGCCTGCGTGGCTACGGGCAGAAGGACCCGAAGCAGGAGTACAAGAAGGAGGGCTACAACGGCTTCATGCAGATGCTCGGCGCCATCAGCTCGCAGTTCGTGAGCCAGATGATGCGCGTGCAGGCCAAGGGCGCCTCCGCCGCCGCCGAGGAGGCGGCCCGGCTGGCCCGGCAGATGGTCCAGCGGCAGCGCCAGATGCAGGAGGGTCGCGCGGACGCCGAGGGCAAGCTGGCCGAGCCCGCCGCCCCGCGTGCGGCCGCCCCCCGTCAGGCCACCGGTCCCGCCGGCGGTCCCAAGGTGGGCCGGAACGATCCCTGCCCCTGCGGCAGCGGCAAGAAGTACAAGAAGTGCCACGGCGCCGCCGACGAGGCGAGCGTCTAG
- the frr gene encoding ribosome recycling factor produces MADAVTELKSRIDKTLDDLRKELTKVRTGRASPNLLDGIRVDYYGTPTPLSGVANITSPEPRLIVIKPWERTVLKDIEKAIREANLGINPMNDGEVIRLPFPPLTEERRKEIAKQVKTKGEDHKVAIRNIRRDANEAIKAQLKDKKITEDDSKRLTEKVQKETDDGVKKVDEIISKKEKEVMEV; encoded by the coding sequence ATGGCAGACGCCGTGACCGAACTGAAGAGCCGTATCGACAAGACGCTCGATGATCTCCGCAAGGAGCTCACGAAGGTGCGGACCGGCCGCGCCAGCCCCAACCTGCTGGATGGCATCCGGGTGGACTACTACGGCACGCCCACGCCGCTGAGCGGGGTGGCCAACATCACCTCGCCCGAGCCGCGGCTCATCGTCATCAAGCCGTGGGAGCGCACGGTGCTCAAGGACATCGAGAAGGCGATCCGCGAGGCCAACCTGGGCATCAACCCGATGAACGACGGTGAGGTCATCCGCCTGCCCTTCCCGCCGCTCACCGAGGAGCGGCGCAAGGAGATCGCCAAGCAGGTGAAGACCAAGGGCGAGGACCACAAGGTCGCCATCCGCAACATCCGCCGCGACGCCAACGAGGCCATCAAGGCGCAGCTCAAGGACAAGAAGATCACCGAGGACGACTCCAAGCGCCTGACCGAGAAGGTGCAGAAGGAGACGGACGACGGGGTGAAGAAGGTCGACGAGATCATCTCCAAGAAGGAGAAGGAAGTGATGGAGGTCTGA
- the tsf gene encoding translation elongation factor Ts produces the protein MAEVSATMVKELREKTGAGMMDCKKALAETGGDFAKAEEWLRKKGIAKAGSKEGRVAAEGVIGTYVHGGRIGVIVEVNCETDFVARNTDFQDLVKDVAMQVAAASPKYVRREEVPVDQLEKEKEIQRALLKQQGKPEAMWDKILVGKVEKYFEQVCLVDQLWVKDDKKKVGEMITERAAKIGEKVAVRRFVRYEVGEGIEKKKDDLAAEVAKTLGQA, from the coding sequence ATGGCCGAGGTCAGCGCCACGATGGTGAAGGAGCTCCGCGAGAAGACCGGCGCGGGCATGATGGATTGCAAGAAGGCGCTCGCCGAGACCGGTGGCGACTTCGCCAAGGCCGAGGAGTGGCTGCGCAAGAAGGGCATCGCCAAGGCCGGCAGCAAGGAAGGCCGCGTGGCGGCCGAGGGTGTCATCGGCACCTACGTCCACGGTGGCCGCATCGGCGTCATCGTGGAGGTCAACTGCGAGACGGACTTCGTCGCCCGCAACACCGACTTCCAGGACCTGGTGAAGGACGTGGCCATGCAGGTCGCCGCGGCCAGCCCCAAGTACGTCCGCCGCGAGGAGGTCCCCGTCGACCAGCTGGAGAAGGAGAAGGAGATCCAGCGCGCGCTGCTCAAGCAGCAGGGCAAGCCCGAGGCCATGTGGGACAAGATCCTCGTGGGCAAGGTGGAGAAGTACTTCGAGCAGGTGTGCCTGGTGGACCAGCTCTGGGTGAAGGACGACAAGAAGAAGGTCGGTGAGATGATCACCGAGCGCGCGGCGAAGATCGGCGAGAAGGTCGCCGTGCGCCGCTTCGTCCGCTACGAGGTGGGCGAGGGCATCGAGAAGAAGAAGGACGACCTGGCCGCCGAGGTGGCCAAGACGCTGGGCCAGGCCTAG
- the rlmM gene encoding 23S rRNA (cytidine(2498)-2'-O)-methyltransferase RlmM translates to MPPDTLPAQPGRWLWTCRAGFEPHLFEELAWAGASPRMLGEVLVESEKRPAEPPAFARTGIRVVASFLAGQPSEQLAQSIASRVTEAVPTGPLVLQSFTPDSPAGNRLADEADAVLEAVRTRLPADRLLEETWRARESGATLVELCVAPGVVVVGSVPAREALSLSPGGRQRMRRPGDAASRAAMKLEEALVSLPFEPGRGEVCVDLGAAPGGWTQRLVARGARVIAVDPAKLIPELAGLPRVEHIQESAFAYTPEEPADWLFCDMAWRPIEVAQLLAKWGRRGWATHLVANIKLPMKDKNPILLRVRHILVEEGGWQALTIRQLYHDRDEVTVTAHRTS, encoded by the coding sequence ATACCACCCGACACCCTCCCCGCACAACCCGGGCGGTGGCTGTGGACCTGCCGCGCCGGTTTCGAACCCCACCTGTTCGAAGAGCTGGCATGGGCGGGGGCATCCCCCCGGATGCTCGGCGAGGTGCTCGTGGAGAGCGAGAAGCGCCCAGCGGAGCCCCCGGCCTTCGCCCGTACGGGCATCCGCGTGGTGGCCTCCTTCCTGGCCGGACAGCCATCCGAGCAGTTGGCGCAGTCGATTGCCTCCCGGGTGACCGAGGCGGTGCCCACCGGCCCCCTCGTGCTGCAGTCCTTCACCCCGGACAGCCCGGCGGGCAACCGGCTGGCCGACGAGGCGGACGCCGTGCTGGAGGCGGTGCGCACGCGCCTGCCCGCCGACCGGCTCCTGGAGGAGACCTGGCGGGCCCGCGAGTCCGGCGCGACGCTCGTCGAGCTGTGCGTGGCCCCGGGGGTGGTGGTGGTGGGCTCGGTCCCCGCGCGGGAGGCGCTGTCGCTCTCCCCGGGTGGACGCCAACGCATGCGGCGCCCGGGCGATGCGGCCTCGCGCGCGGCCATGAAGCTGGAGGAGGCCCTGGTCAGCCTGCCCTTCGAGCCGGGCCGGGGCGAGGTGTGCGTGGACCTCGGCGCGGCGCCCGGCGGGTGGACGCAGCGGCTGGTGGCGCGTGGCGCGCGGGTCATCGCCGTGGATCCGGCGAAGCTGATACCGGAGCTGGCCGGGCTCCCCCGCGTGGAGCACATCCAGGAGAGCGCCTTCGCCTACACCCCGGAGGAGCCCGCCGACTGGCTCTTCTGCGACATGGCCTGGCGGCCCATCGAGGTGGCGCAGCTCCTGGCCAAGTGGGGCCGGCGCGGTTGGGCCACGCACCTGGTGGCCAACATCAAGCTGCCGATGAAGGACAAGAACCCCATCCTCCTGCGCGTGCGCCACATCCTCGTCGAGGAGGGGGGCTGGCAGGCGCTGACCATCCGCCAGCTCTACCACGACCGGGACGAGGTGACCGTCACCGCGCACCGGACGAGCTGA
- a CDS encoding response regulator, translating to MAFILVAEPSASIAGALRRFLESAHHEVTVVGDVQEALARVRELAPAVVMASVSEGFDGEGLCRQLKEEAPGIPVLLLYLPEEEQPESRAAAAGAEACLVGPLKRATVVSCVNLMMQVAHAREAVAQIRAELQMQQSAGVRRESTPAGSSPDLDFLKRLLFMEVKRSRRYRYPISFLMLEPDRFAERVAPLPGPQRTSALAEILRKLSEALRDIDLAVPFAEGRFIVFLPHTPYEGAMIVAERLLQRVKEVESVPGLTASLGLAVFEPAAVKGQAQVSFGTLMKEAGDSLRRAQAAGGDRIEGGRPTPVEPTE from the coding sequence ATGGCCTTCATCCTCGTCGCGGAGCCGTCCGCCTCGATAGCCGGGGCGCTGCGCCGGTTCCTGGAGAGTGCCCACCACGAGGTGACGGTGGTGGGTGACGTCCAGGAGGCGTTGGCACGGGTGCGCGAGCTCGCGCCCGCGGTGGTGATGGCCTCCGTGTCGGAAGGCTTCGATGGCGAGGGGCTCTGCCGTCAGTTGAAGGAGGAGGCGCCGGGTATTCCGGTGCTCCTGCTGTACCTGCCGGAGGAGGAGCAGCCGGAGTCGCGAGCGGCGGCCGCGGGAGCGGAGGCGTGCCTGGTGGGGCCGCTGAAGCGGGCCACGGTGGTGTCGTGCGTGAACCTGATGATGCAGGTCGCGCACGCCCGGGAGGCGGTGGCGCAGATCCGCGCCGAGCTGCAGATGCAGCAGTCCGCGGGTGTCCGGCGCGAGTCGACGCCGGCGGGCTCATCACCGGACCTGGACTTCCTCAAGCGGCTGCTCTTCATGGAGGTGAAGCGGAGCCGACGCTACCGCTACCCCATCTCCTTCCTGATGCTGGAGCCGGATCGCTTCGCGGAGCGGGTGGCGCCATTGCCGGGGCCGCAGCGCACGTCCGCGCTGGCGGAGATCCTCCGGAAGCTGTCCGAGGCGTTGCGGGACATCGACCTGGCGGTGCCGTTCGCCGAGGGGCGCTTCATCGTGTTCCTGCCGCACACGCCCTACGAAGGGGCGATGATCGTGGCGGAGCGGCTGCTGCAGCGAGTGAAGGAAGTGGAGTCGGTGCCGGGGCTGACGGCGTCACTGGGGCTGGCGGTGTTCGAGCCGGCGGCGGTGAAGGGCCAGGCGCAGGTGAGCTTCGGCACGCTCATGAAGGAAGCCGGGGACTCGCTGCGGAGGGCCCAGGCGGCGGGAGGAGACCGGATCGAAGGCGGCCGTCCGACCCCTGTAGAGCCGACGGAGTAG
- a CDS encoding Stp1/IreP family PP2C-type Ser/Thr phosphatase, giving the protein MKVVSAGLTDVGRKRNHNEDSFLIDDELQLYVVADGMGGHAGGGTASRIAVETIDKELRRARDSRDNPFVTAPNLQDALLPDALRTAVERACLAIFTTAQEDPRLSGMGTTVISLVVRDNLAFFAHVGDSRAYLVRGPLIQQISEDHSLVNEQIKAGMITPEEAKHSRYKNIITRSVGFEEEVQVDVMGVVAEPGDVFLLCSDGLANMVEDRELHEVVQATGNFADIPKRLIDLANERGGDDNITVIVVQMSA; this is encoded by the coding sequence ATGAAGGTCGTCTCGGCCGGCCTCACGGATGTGGGGCGTAAGCGCAATCACAACGAAGACAGCTTCCTGATCGACGACGAGCTGCAGCTGTACGTCGTCGCGGATGGCATGGGTGGCCATGCTGGGGGCGGTACCGCCTCCCGCATCGCCGTCGAGACCATCGACAAGGAGCTCAGACGGGCCCGGGACAGCCGGGACAACCCGTTCGTCACCGCTCCCAACCTGCAGGACGCGCTCCTGCCGGATGCCTTGCGCACGGCGGTGGAGAGGGCCTGTCTGGCCATCTTCACCACCGCGCAGGAGGATCCGCGCCTGTCGGGCATGGGTACGACGGTCATCTCACTCGTCGTGCGCGACAACCTGGCGTTCTTCGCGCACGTGGGTGACAGCCGGGCCTACCTCGTCCGGGGTCCCCTCATCCAGCAGATCTCCGAGGACCACTCGCTGGTCAACGAGCAGATCAAGGCCGGGATGATCACCCCCGAGGAGGCCAAGCACTCCCGCTACAAGAACATCATCACCCGCTCCGTGGGCTTCGAAGAGGAAGTCCAGGTGGACGTCATGGGGGTGGTGGCGGAGCCGGGAGACGTCTTCCTGCTGTGCTCGGATGGTCTCGCCAACATGGTGGAGGACCGTGAGCTCCATGAGGTGGTGCAGGCCACCGGGAACTTCGCGGACATCCCCAAGCGTCTGATCGACCTGGCGAACGAGCGTGGCGGAGACGACAACATCACCGTCATCGTCGTCCAGATGTCCGCCTGA